Proteins encoded by one window of Lycium barbarum isolate Lr01 chromosome 11, ASM1917538v2, whole genome shotgun sequence:
- the LOC132618448 gene encoding uncharacterized protein LOC132618448 gives MEINTYQTRAELLFRSCTLSDSCIVYSSVIAGIFACKLVYDLSKIFTSIYFKVYAGFSKSQQVEWNNRSISTVHAIFITAMSLYLAFWSDLFSDDHLSGLVTMRSSTLSTFVLGVSAGYFLTDLAMILWFYPSLGGLEYLVHHLLSMVAVTYALLTGVGQLYVYLVLVSEATTPGINLRWYLDVAGLKKSKAYLINGFMMVFAWLVARILLFIYLFCHVYMHYDQVKQMHSFAIFLVSVVPFVLAVMNLVWFWKILKGLKKTLAKRH, from the exons ATGGAAATCAACACTTACCAAACGCGTGCTGAGCTGCTTTTCCGAAGCTGCACGCTTTCAGATTCTTGCATCGTTTACTCGTCTGTTATTGCTGGCATTTTCGCATGCAAACTG GTATATGATCTTAGCAAGATATTCACCTCTATTTACTTTAAGGTCTATGCTGGGTTCTCAAAATCCCAACAAGTTGAGTGGAATAACCG GTCCATATCTACTGTTCATGCAATATTCATTACAGCCATGTCACTGTACTTGGCATTCTGGTCAGATCTTTTCTCTGATGATCACCTCTCTGGCCTTGTCACTATGCGGAGTTCCACTTTATCAACCTTTGTCTTGGGG GTTTCTGCGGGATATTTTCTCACTGATCTTGCTATGATCCTTTGGTTTTATCCTTCTTTAGGTGGACTGGAGTAT CTGGTTCATCACCTTCTCTCTATGGTGGCAGTGACATATGCCCTGTTGACTGGTGTGGGGCAGCTTTATGTGTACTTGGTTTTAGTTTCTGAGGCAACTACCCCTGGGATCAACTTGAGATG GTATCTTGATGTAGCTGGATTGAAGAAGTCCAAAGCATACCTCATAAATGGTTTCATGATGGTATTTGCTTGGCTG GTTGCCAGAATATTGCTATTCATTTACTTGTTCTGCCACGTCTACATGCACTATGATCAG GTTAAGCAGATGCATTCATTCGCGATTTTCCTGGTATCTGTTGTGCCATTTGTTCTTGCTGTGATGAACTTGGTGTGGTTTTGGAAGATTCTGAAAGGACTTAAGAAGACTTTAGCAAAGAGGCACTGA